The Oncorhynchus tshawytscha isolate Ot180627B linkage group LG05, Otsh_v2.0, whole genome shotgun sequence genome includes a window with the following:
- the LOC112250099 gene encoding CCN family member 2 encodes MSAGMNMRLISFFCLTLSYLAVAQECSGQCSCPDVAPQCPPGVSLVPDACSCCRVCAKQMGEFCTERDVCDPHKGLFCEFGSPINRRIGVCTAKGGATCVIGGMVYRSGESFQSSCKYQCTCLDGAVGCVPLCSMDIRLPSPDCPMPHRVKVPGKCCEEWVCDAPQHTNSFVGSVLAAYREEETYGPDPSMMRENCLVQTTEWSACSKTCGLGISTRVTNDNRECRLEKQSRLCMVRPCESHMEQSIRKGKKCIRTPRVSKPMKFEISGCTTTKSYRPKFCGVCTDGRCCTPHRTTTLPMEFKCPDGQVMKKQMMFIKTCACHYNCPGENDIFESMYYKKMLGDMA; translated from the exons ATGTCTGCTGGAATGAACATGAGACTGATTTCTTTCTTCTGCCTCACTCTCTCCTACCTG GCTGTGGCTCAGGAGTGCAGTGGGCAGTGTAGTTGCCCCGATGTAGCCCCCCAGTGCCCTCCTGGTGTGAGCCTGGTACCCGATGCCTGCAGCTGCTGCAGGGTGTGTGCCAAACAGATGGGCGAGTTCTGCACAGAGAGGGACGTGTGCGACCCCCACAAAGGACTCTTCTGTGAATTTGGCTCCCCCATCAACCGCCGCATCGGAGTCTGTACAG CTAAGGGTGGCGCCACCTGTGTGATCGGAGGGATGGTGTACAGGAGTGGAGAGTCCTTCCAGAGCAGCTGTAAATACCAGTGCACGTGCCTGGACGGTGCCGTGGGCTGTGTGCCCCTGTGCAGCATGGACATCCGCCTGCCCAGCCCTGACTGCCCCATGCCCCACCGCGTCAAAGTGCCCGGGAAGTGCTGCGAGGAGTGGGTGTGCGATGCCCCCCAACACACAAATAGCTTTGTGGGCTCTGTTCTCGCTG cttacagagaggaggagacctaCGGGCCTGACCCCTCCATGATGAGGGAGAACTGCCTGGTCCAGACCACTGAGTGGAGCGCCTGCTCTAAGACCTGCGGCCTGGGCATCTCTACCAGAGTCACCAATGACAACCGCGAGTGCCGCCTTGAGAAACAGTCCCGTCTGTGTATGGTCAGGCCCTGCGAGTCCCACATGGAGCAAAGCATTAGG AAGGGAAAGAAATGCATCCGCACACCAAGAGTGTCCAAGCCCATGAAGTTTGAGATCTCTGGCTGCACCACCACCAAGTCCTACCGCCCCAAGTTCTGCGGCGTGTGCACCGATGGTCGTTGCTGCACCCCCCACAGAACCACCACCCTGCCCATGGAGTTCAAGTGCCCCGACGGCCAGGTCATGAAGAAGCAGATGATGTTCATCAAGACTTGTGCGTGCCACTACAACTGCCCCGGCGAGAACGACATCTTCGAGTCCATGTACTACAAGAAGATGCTTGGAGACATGGCGTGA